From the genome of Erythrobacter litoralis, one region includes:
- a CDS encoding queuosine precursor transporter has product MEKPFSGAPLDRASDPGAAFDTDPDDGIRATSHAPVAFRYYDLVMAGFVTILLLSNLIGASKPSYITLPGGDPWIFGAGVLFFPISYIIGDVLTEVYGYARARRVIWTGFAALAFMAFMAWVVVSLPPADGWPFQSDYENVFGNSWRIVIASMVAFWAGEFANSIVMAKMKVWTGGKALWTRTIGSTVVGQGLDSLIFYPLAFWGLAGWPPETLFQVVISQWLIKVTWEALLTPVTYLVVGKLKKAEGVDLFDTDTDFNPFRGEKRA; this is encoded by the coding sequence ATGGAAAAGCCTTTCTCCGGCGCCCCGCTCGATCGCGCATCCGATCCCGGCGCAGCCTTCGACACCGATCCCGATGACGGCATCCGCGCGACCAGCCATGCGCCCGTGGCCTTTCGCTATTACGATCTCGTCATGGCGGGTTTCGTCACGATCCTGCTGCTGTCGAACCTCATCGGCGCCTCGAAACCCTCCTACATCACCCTGCCCGGCGGCGATCCGTGGATCTTCGGGGCGGGCGTTTTGTTCTTTCCGATCAGTTACATCATCGGCGACGTTCTGACCGAGGTTTACGGCTATGCCCGCGCACGCCGCGTGATCTGGACGGGTTTTGCCGCGCTCGCCTTCATGGCCTTCATGGCGTGGGTCGTCGTCAGCCTGCCGCCTGCCGACGGCTGGCCGTTCCAGTCCGATTACGAAAACGTCTTCGGCAATTCCTGGCGTATCGTCATCGCATCGATGGTAGCATTCTGGGCAGGCGAATTCGCCAATTCGATCGTCATGGCCAAGATGAAGGTCTGGACCGGGGGCAAGGCGCTGTGGACCCGCACGATCGGATCGACCGTGGTGGGACAGGGGCTCGATTCGCTAATCTTCTATCCGCTCGCCTTCTGGGGGCTCGCCGGATGGCCGCCCGAGACATTGTTCCAGGTCGTCATCTCGCAATGGCTCATCAAGGTAACGTGGGAAGCGCTGCTGACGCCGGTGACCTATCTGGTGGTCGGCAAGCTGAAAAAGGCCGAAGGCGTCGACCTGTTCGACACGGACACCGATTTCAACCCGTTCAGGGGCGAAAAGCGGGCCTAG
- the virB11 gene encoding P-type DNA transfer ATPase VirB11 — translation MSAEIHPLSSAAGSDPVDGEVPRDSLADLSERSVYLDAYLAPFRRWLHKDTVTEIMVNRPGEVWIEDASNPGMQRIDTPEIDDRLVQRLAEQVARVSHQGINREHPLLGATLPDGARIQFCGPPASRRHWVMAIRRHRRLDLPLDAYDTGPLIGENAPAMPDAQGEPIAYLREAIRQRRTILISGGTSTGKTTFLNAMLGEIPRHERVVLVEDTPELKFPGENSVGLVAVKGELGEAKVTANELLQAALRLRPDRIVLGELRGSESVSFLRAINTGHPGSFSTIHANSLKGALEQLSLMVMQTGIGLTRTDTIAYAASVIDVLVQLGRDANGKRGIVQIADSKSLV, via the coding sequence ATGAGCGCGGAAATCCATCCACTTTCCAGCGCGGCGGGCAGCGATCCCGTCGATGGAGAGGTGCCGCGCGACAGCCTCGCCGACCTGTCGGAACGCAGCGTCTATCTCGACGCCTATCTCGCCCCGTTTCGCCGCTGGCTGCACAAAGACACGGTGACCGAGATCATGGTCAACCGTCCGGGCGAAGTCTGGATCGAGGACGCCTCGAACCCCGGAATGCAGCGCATCGACACGCCCGAGATCGACGACCGGCTGGTCCAGCGCCTTGCCGAACAGGTCGCGCGCGTATCGCACCAGGGCATCAACCGCGAACACCCGCTCCTTGGCGCGACGTTGCCCGACGGCGCGCGCATCCAGTTCTGCGGACCGCCCGCGAGCCGTCGCCACTGGGTCATGGCGATCCGCCGCCACCGCCGGTTGGACCTGCCGCTCGACGCCTATGACACCGGCCCGCTGATCGGCGAGAACGCGCCTGCAATGCCAGATGCGCAAGGTGAGCCGATCGCCTATCTGCGCGAGGCGATCCGGCAGCGCCGCACCATCCTGATTTCCGGCGGGACCAGCACCGGCAAGACCACCTTTCTCAACGCCATGCTCGGCGAGATCCCGCGCCACGAACGCGTCGTGCTGGTCGAGGACACGCCCGAACTCAAATTCCCGGGCGAGAATTCGGTCGGCCTCGTCGCGGTCAAGGGTGAGCTGGGCGAGGCCAAGGTGACTGCGAACGAACTGCTCCAGGCAGCGCTCCGCCTCAGGCCTGACCGCATCGTGCTCGGCGAATTGCGGGGGAGCGAGAGCGTCTCCTTCCTGCGTGCGATCAACACCGGCCATCCGGGCAGCTTTTCGACCATTCACGCCAATTCGCTGAAGGGTGCGCTCGAACAATTGTCGCTGATGGTGATGCAGACCGGCATCGGCCTCACGCGGACCGACACGATCGCCTATGCCGCAAGCGTGATCGACGTGCTGGTGCAATTGGGCCGCGATGCGAACGGCAAGCGCGGCATCGTCCAGATCGCGGACAGCAAGAGCCTGGTTTGA
- a CDS encoding TonB-dependent siderophore receptor yields the protein MFNSRFATLRIAMLASSCMACAAHAQDAEDRVDEKDDAPIIVTGKVSTFGATKSETPILETSRSVSVITNDEWRERGALTLDDTLNYTAGVVGDTFGFSTRGDFARVRGVNVPEYLDNIQVLFGFYNNARSDIFTLEQVEVLKGPASVLYGQGSPGGLINTVSKRARPDKTDSEVYVEYGTFDRAQVSADIGVDLSGDGTLTGRLVTLYRDAGTQVDFVNDDAFIVAPSITYDDGRTVMTLLANYTDRDSDTAHQFLPLAVTGCASDEVAISESAVCAGNIAQEVDPSLYVGEPGFNRYDTESFSLTGFLEHRFNDVLGFEGTARHRDNSADYRQTWVSFLGAGNPRVLPDGTAIARSWYDAPASSDQFAIDGRFRARFETGPIRHEVLAGINYQTVDTLLEAAFLSRPTAFNLLAPVYDGSEIPAQADFDAARGRSVNEIDSIGYYINNQMEIGDLVLNAGVRFDDLETGNGTTSQDDSATSVSFGALYRTPIGLNPYVSYAESFQAVVGNDQVTNEPLLPQEGEQIEVGLKFQPPGTRTYVTLAYFDIEQSNLPNPAGLPNAPSQQEGVAKIDGFELEAQTAIGDLYLDAAFSLLDTEDASGLRFPSVPEVQGSAWASWRPSSGALAGFVLGGGVRYAGGNESQGGAVVVETDGYTVFDGLIGYDFDRYSITLNARNLFDSEFYGTCLARGDCFPGEVRTIQVRAGVRF from the coding sequence TTGTTCAATTCACGTTTCGCCACGCTCAGGATCGCCATGCTCGCAAGCAGCTGCATGGCCTGCGCCGCCCATGCCCAGGACGCCGAAGACAGGGTCGATGAAAAAGACGATGCGCCCATCATCGTCACCGGCAAGGTCTCCACCTTTGGCGCGACCAAGTCGGAGACACCCATTCTCGAGACCTCGCGGTCGGTGTCGGTCATCACCAATGACGAATGGCGCGAACGCGGCGCTCTCACGCTCGACGACACGCTCAATTACACCGCGGGCGTCGTGGGCGACACGTTCGGATTTTCCACGCGCGGCGATTTCGCCCGCGTGCGCGGCGTCAATGTCCCGGAATATCTCGACAATATCCAGGTCCTTTTTGGGTTCTACAACAACGCCCGTTCCGACATCTTCACCCTCGAACAGGTCGAAGTGCTCAAGGGTCCGGCATCGGTGCTTTACGGCCAGGGTTCGCCCGGCGGCCTCATCAACACGGTCAGCAAGCGCGCCCGCCCCGACAAGACCGACAGCGAGGTCTATGTCGAATACGGCACGTTCGACCGCGCGCAGGTTTCCGCCGATATCGGGGTCGATCTGTCCGGCGACGGAACGCTCACCGGGCGTCTCGTCACGCTTTACCGCGATGCGGGCACGCAGGTCGATTTCGTCAATGACGACGCCTTCATCGTCGCGCCCTCGATCACCTATGACGATGGCCGCACGGTGATGACGCTGCTCGCCAATTACACCGACCGCGACAGCGACACCGCGCACCAGTTCCTGCCGCTCGCAGTGACCGGCTGCGCAAGCGACGAGGTCGCCATTTCCGAATCCGCCGTTTGCGCGGGCAACATCGCGCAGGAAGTCGATCCGTCGCTTTACGTCGGCGAGCCCGGGTTCAATCGCTACGACACCGAAAGCTTCTCGCTCACCGGTTTCCTCGAGCACCGGTTCAACGACGTGCTCGGCTTCGAGGGGACCGCGCGTCACCGCGACAACAGCGCCGACTATCGCCAGACCTGGGTGTCGTTCCTGGGCGCGGGCAATCCGCGCGTGCTCCCCGACGGGACGGCGATCGCGCGCAGCTGGTATGACGCGCCGGCAAGCTCGGATCAGTTCGCGATCGACGGCCGTTTCCGCGCCCGGTTCGAAACCGGTCCGATCCGGCACGAAGTCCTTGCCGGGATCAATTACCAGACGGTCGACACGCTGCTGGAGGCGGCATTCCTGTCGCGCCCGACCGCGTTCAACCTTCTGGCGCCGGTCTATGACGGCTCCGAAATCCCCGCTCAGGCCGATTTCGATGCGGCGCGCGGGCGCAGCGTGAACGAAATCGATTCGATCGGCTATTACATCAACAACCAGATGGAGATCGGCGACCTCGTCCTCAATGCGGGCGTGCGCTTCGACGATCTCGAGACGGGCAATGGCACGACCAGCCAGGACGACAGCGCGACCAGCGTCAGCTTCGGCGCGCTCTACAGGACGCCGATCGGCCTCAACCCCTATGTCAGCTATGCCGAAAGCTTCCAGGCGGTGGTCGGCAACGACCAGGTGACGAACGAGCCGCTCCTGCCGCAGGAAGGCGAACAGATCGAGGTCGGCCTCAAATTCCAGCCGCCCGGCACGCGCACCTATGTCACGCTCGCCTATTTCGACATCGAGCAGTCGAACCTGCCGAACCCGGCGGGCCTGCCCAACGCACCCTCGCAGCAGGAAGGGGTAGCGAAGATCGACGGGTTCGAGCTCGAGGCCCAGACCGCCATCGGCGATCTCTATCTCGACGCCGCCTTCAGCCTGCTCGATACCGAAGATGCCTCGGGCCTGCGCTTCCCCAGCGTTCCCGAAGTGCAGGGATCGGCCTGGGCATCGTGGCGGCCTTCCTCCGGCGCGCTTGCCGGCTTCGTCCTCGGCGGCGGCGTGCGCTATGCCGGGGGCAATGAAAGCCAGGGCGGCGCGGTGGTGGTGGAAACCGATGGCTACACCGTCTTCGACGGCCTGATCGGCTATGATTTCGATCGCTATTCCATCACTCTCAACGCGCGCAACCTGTTCGACAGCGAGTTCTACGGGACCTGCCTTGCGCGCGGCGATTGCTTCCCGGGCGAGGTGCGGACCATCCAGGTGCGCGCGGGCGTCAGGTTCTGA
- a CDS encoding Ppx/GppA family phosphatase, whose protein sequence is MSSRKQRHDREGIFAGNTASRAIIDIGSNTVRLVIYGGSMRAPTVLLNEKVTARLGSAMADTGRLADDSIDLAMRALKRFVLLLDDLEIADVECVATAAVREAENGGEFVEALQALGLAPRVISGEEEGRLSAMGVAGAFPGASGIVADLGGGSLELVKLEGDETHDAASLALGTLRLPDFRSDDAVGGGSKDVRSDMRKALEKALRKSGWGEDSFARSEGAERTLYLVGGTWRAMAVFAMQEQGHPLSDPHGFELERDQAEALAGSLAALGPEDLRPRERISSMRAEKLPDAAVLLLALIGRLAPERLVFSSWGLREGLLYDRLEPHGKAQDPLLAGISVFATQRGAPPPLAARVAAWTVDAAPARNHGSERLRLAATMLALASMQIEPNIRLPQAVDWALHKRWIAIDGKGRAMMAAAIAANGNRTDLPQEVHDLVSDEAIVEAQVWGFAIRLARRLGARSRRSLQVSRLLVDKDVLVLRLAESHADLFGVPNEKDMKLLANAKGLDWRVDIVADDALRNDG, encoded by the coding sequence ATGAGTTCGCGCAAGCAGCGGCACGACCGCGAAGGCATATTTGCAGGCAACACGGCGAGCCGCGCGATCATCGATATCGGCTCCAACACGGTGCGGCTCGTCATCTATGGCGGCTCGATGCGTGCGCCGACCGTGCTCCTCAATGAAAAGGTCACCGCGCGGCTCGGCAGCGCGATGGCCGATACCGGGCGGCTGGCCGACGATTCGATCGACCTCGCGATGCGCGCTCTCAAGCGTTTCGTCCTGCTGCTCGACGATCTCGAAATCGCCGATGTCGAATGCGTCGCCACTGCCGCGGTGCGCGAGGCGGAAAATGGCGGCGAATTCGTCGAGGCGCTGCAAGCGCTCGGTCTCGCCCCGCGCGTCATTTCGGGCGAGGAGGAGGGGCGGCTTTCGGCCATGGGCGTGGCGGGTGCGTTTCCGGGCGCTTCGGGCATCGTTGCCGATCTTGGCGGGGGCAGCCTCGAACTGGTCAAGCTCGAAGGCGATGAGACGCACGATGCCGCATCGCTTGCGCTAGGGACACTGCGGCTTCCCGATTTCCGCAGTGACGACGCGGTCGGCGGCGGCTCCAAGGACGTGCGGTCCGACATGCGCAAGGCGCTCGAAAAGGCGCTCAGGAAATCGGGCTGGGGAGAAGACAGTTTCGCCCGCAGCGAAGGGGCCGAGCGCACGCTCTATCTCGTCGGGGGAACATGGCGCGCCATGGCGGTCTTCGCGATGCAGGAACAGGGCCATCCGCTGTCCGACCCGCACGGTTTCGAGCTTGAGCGGGACCAGGCCGAGGCGCTGGCCGGATCGCTCGCCGCGCTCGGGCCGGAGGACCTGAGGCCGCGCGAGCGGATCTCCTCGATGCGCGCCGAGAAACTGCCCGATGCGGCGGTCCTGCTGCTCGCGCTGATCGGCCGGCTCGCGCCCGAACGGCTGGTGTTTTCCTCCTGGGGCCTGCGCGAAGGGCTGCTCTATGACCGGCTCGAACCCCACGGCAAGGCGCAGGATCCGCTGCTTGCGGGGATCTCGGTTTTCGCCACCCAGCGCGGCGCGCCTCCGCCGCTCGCCGCGCGGGTCGCGGCGTGGACGGTCGATGCCGCGCCTGCGCGCAATCATGGCAGCGAAAGGCTGCGGCTGGCGGCGACGATGCTGGCGCTTGCCTCGATGCAGATCGAGCCCAATATCCGCCTGCCGCAGGCGGTCGACTGGGCGCTGCACAAGCGCTGGATCGCGATTGACGGCAAGGGCAGGGCGATGATGGCGGCGGCGATCGCGGCCAATGGCAACCGCACCGACCTGCCGCAGGAGGTCCACGATCTCGTGAGCGATGAGGCGATCGTCGAGGCGCAGGTATGGGGCTTTGCGATCCGTCTCGCCCGGCGGCTGGGCGCGCGCTCACGGCGTTCGCTCCAGGTCAGCCGCCTGCTTGTCGACAAGGATGTGCTGGTCCTGCGTCTTGCGGAAAGCCATGCGGACCTGTTCGGCGTGCCGAACGAGAAGGACATGAAGCTGCTCGCCAATGCCAAGGGGCTCGACTGGCGGGTCGATATCGTCGCGGACGATGCGCTCAGGAACGACGGGTGA
- a CDS encoding PepSY-associated TM helix domain-containing protein — MNRPQAKNSAIRAARALNAHSLVAVIFGALIYVLAVTGTLSVFNHELQRWEQPGAPEMTRIAPEAAERAALSVFESEAMPSTHLYINLPQEDLPRTVITTDTQAFFARQDGTVAGPESFPWTQFLLDLHYYLHLHSTLGLTVVGSLGALLVMLSISGLLAHPRIFRDAFRFRRGAGRLTMIDLHNRLGVWTIPFHFSNALTGAILGLASVLALGIAAAGFGGDTDAVFDPVFGAEPEAAEGVAEVADIDGPLAFMAREYPDLAVTHFILHDPASAGQHSEIVAEHPDRLIFGDYYTFDASGAYRGNVGISDGTIGQQVTGSVYNVHFGNWGGLPVKLAYLVFGLALCLIVASGMTIYFARKEANGRPAPRLAGAWQGVVWGTPAMLAVTLAASLLGVGGGVLVALFWLGLAGLCAACAASGARAGRRLGQAAALSGLAAGLAIYHFRFAQTALSDAGLPISAALGLACAALAGLLVADRRKPRPAAKDRPAAEAVPAE; from the coding sequence ATGAACCGGCCGCAGGCGAAGAATTCGGCGATCCGGGCGGCGAGGGCGCTCAACGCCCACAGCCTCGTCGCGGTGATTTTCGGCGCGCTGATCTACGTGCTCGCCGTCACCGGCACGCTGTCGGTCTTCAACCACGAATTGCAGCGCTGGGAACAGCCCGGCGCGCCCGAGATGACGCGCATCGCCCCCGAAGCGGCGGAGCGCGCCGCGCTTTCGGTGTTCGAAAGCGAGGCGATGCCCAGCACCCATCTCTACATCAACCTGCCGCAGGAGGATCTGCCGCGCACCGTCATCACGACGGACACGCAGGCCTTTTTCGCCCGCCAGGACGGCACGGTCGCAGGGCCGGAATCCTTTCCCTGGACCCAGTTCCTGCTCGACCTGCATTATTACCTCCACCTGCACTCGACGCTCGGCCTCACGGTGGTGGGTAGTCTCGGCGCGCTGCTCGTCATGCTGTCGATCTCGGGGCTTCTCGCCCATCCGCGGATATTCCGCGACGCCTTCCGTTTCCGCCGGGGGGCGGGCCGGCTGACCATGATCGACCTGCACAACAGGCTTGGCGTGTGGACGATCCCGTTCCATTTCTCGAACGCCCTCACAGGCGCGATCCTGGGCCTGGCAAGCGTGCTTGCGCTGGGTATCGCCGCCGCCGGGTTCGGCGGCGACACGGACGCGGTCTTCGACCCGGTCTTCGGTGCCGAGCCCGAAGCTGCCGAGGGCGTCGCAGAGGTGGCGGACATCGACGGTCCGCTTGCCTTCATGGCGCGCGAATATCCCGATCTCGCGGTGACCCACTTCATCCTGCACGATCCCGCAAGCGCCGGGCAGCACAGCGAGATCGTGGCCGAGCACCCCGACCGCCTCATTTTCGGCGACTACTATACATTCGACGCCTCGGGCGCCTATCGCGGCAATGTCGGCATATCCGACGGCACCATCGGTCAGCAGGTCACGGGGTCCGTCTACAACGTGCATTTCGGCAATTGGGGCGGCCTTCCGGTAAAGCTCGCCTATCTCGTCTTCGGGCTTGCGCTGTGCCTCATCGTCGCTTCGGGAATGACGATCTATTTCGCGCGCAAGGAGGCGAACGGCAGGCCCGCGCCCCGCCTCGCCGGCGCGTGGCAGGGTGTCGTCTGGGGAACGCCGGCCATGCTTGCCGTGACCCTTGCCGCATCGCTGCTGGGCGTGGGCGGGGGCGTTCTTGTGGCGTTATTCTGGCTCGGGCTCGCGGGGCTCTGCGCAGCCTGTGCGGCCAGTGGGGCGCGGGCCGGCAGGCGTTTGGGCCAGGCTGCCGCGCTCTCGGGCCTGGCGGCGGGGCTCGCGATATACCATTTCAGGTTCGCCCAGACGGCTCTTTCGGATGCGGGCCTGCCGATATCGGCCGCGCTCGGGCTCGCCTGCGCTGCCCTTGCAGGGTTGCTCGTGGCGGATCGGCGCAAGCCCCGACCGGCGGCGAAGGACCGCCCCGCGGCAGAGGCGGTGCCCGCCGAATAG
- a CDS encoding RNA degradosome polyphosphate kinase has protein sequence MSSIEIATTRNPAPPPAPQPGGAGEESPYFNRELSWLSFNERVLAEAANEAYPLLERLRFLSISGSNLDEFMMIRVAGLVGQAQRGIDKVAIDGRTPTQQLAAIREQLAMISERQQEIWRDLRALLAEAGIHVADEHRVDPSAHEWLEQYFLEEILPIITPQALDPAHPFPFVHNEGIGLLFTLTRDIDAEQIIEMILIPSALPRFVRVPGQQEGSGGVPGEAIYISIASLVQRYAAKLFPGFTIEGDGLFRVLRDSDIEIEEEAEDLVRTFRSAIQRRRRGQVIQLELEEDFHPKAEAVLLEQLGVHEAAVIKTDGMIGLDGLAEIVGEDRPDLKFDAYSPRYPERIREHDGDAFSAIREKDIVIHHPYESFEVVVDFIRQAAIDPDVVAIKQTLYRAGSQSAVINALIEAAENGKSVTAVVELKARFDEEQNLKWATKLERAGVQVIYGFTDWKTHAKTAMVVRREEEGFRTYCHFGTGNYHPVTAKIYTDLSFFTADPKLGRDAAKMFNFVTGYVEPHSLEKIHIAPIDLREEIYRRIDNEIANAAKGKPAAIWMKCNQITDQGMIDRLYAASDAGVSVELLIRGICCLRPCIEGMSENIRVKSIIGRFLEHSRIYAFANGHAMPSPKAAVFISSADLMERNLDRRVESLIPIDNRTVHDQVLQQVLLANMLDTEQSWWLNADGTYSRVDTDAKPFNCHRYFMTNPSLSGRGGSLEAGGVPKLSLRKGRAG, from the coding sequence ATGAGCAGCATCGAGATCGCCACCACCAGGAACCCCGCGCCCCCGCCCGCACCGCAGCCGGGCGGGGCGGGCGAGGAATCGCCCTATTTCAACCGCGAGCTGTCGTGGCTTTCCTTCAACGAACGCGTGCTCGCCGAAGCCGCGAACGAGGCCTATCCGCTGCTCGAGCGACTGCGCTTCCTTTCGATCTCGGGCAGCAATCTCGACGAATTCATGATGATCCGCGTCGCCGGGCTGGTCGGCCAGGCGCAGCGCGGGATCGACAAGGTCGCGATCGACGGGCGCACGCCCACCCAGCAGCTCGCCGCGATCCGCGAACAGCTGGCGATGATTTCCGAGCGGCAGCAGGAAATCTGGCGCGACCTGCGCGCGCTGCTGGCAGAGGCGGGGATCCATGTCGCCGACGAACACCGGGTCGACCCGAGCGCGCATGAATGGCTCGAACAATATTTCCTCGAGGAAATCCTGCCGATCATCACCCCGCAGGCCCTGGACCCGGCGCACCCTTTCCCCTTCGTCCACAACGAAGGCATCGGCCTGCTCTTCACGCTGACCCGCGATATCGATGCCGAACAGATCATCGAAATGATCCTGATCCCCAGCGCCCTGCCGCGTTTCGTACGCGTGCCGGGGCAGCAGGAAGGATCGGGCGGTGTCCCGGGCGAGGCGATCTACATCTCCATCGCGAGCCTCGTGCAGCGCTATGCCGCAAAGCTCTTTCCCGGTTTCACCATTGAGGGCGACGGCCTGTTCCGGGTCCTGCGCGACAGCGATATCGAGATCGAGGAAGAGGCCGAGGACCTCGTGCGCACCTTCCGCAGCGCGATCCAGCGGCGCAGGCGCGGCCAGGTGATCCAGCTCGAACTGGAAGAGGATTTCCATCCCAAGGCCGAAGCGGTGCTGCTCGAACAGCTGGGTGTCCACGAAGCCGCGGTGATCAAGACCGACGGCATGATCGGGCTCGACGGTCTCGCCGAAATCGTCGGCGAGGACCGCCCGGACCTCAAATTCGACGCCTATTCCCCGCGCTATCCCGAACGCATCCGCGAACACGACGGCGATGCCTTTTCCGCGATCCGCGAAAAGGACATCGTCATCCACCACCCTTACGAAAGCTTCGAGGTGGTGGTCGATTTCATCCGCCAGGCCGCGATCGATCCCGATGTGGTGGCGATCAAGCAGACGCTCTACCGCGCCGGCAGCCAGTCGGCGGTCATCAACGCGCTGATCGAGGCGGCGGAGAACGGCAAGTCGGTCACCGCCGTGGTGGAACTGAAGGCCCGCTTCGACGAGGAACAGAACCTCAAGTGGGCGACCAAGCTCGAACGGGCAGGGGTGCAGGTGATCTACGGCTTCACCGACTGGAAGACCCACGCCAAGACCGCGATGGTCGTGCGCCGCGAGGAAGAGGGCTTTCGCACCTACTGCCATTTCGGGACCGGCAATTACCACCCGGTCACGGCCAAGATCTACACCGACCTCTCCTTCTTCACCGCCGACCCGAAACTGGGGCGCGATGCGGCGAAGATGTTCAATTTCGTCACCGGCTATGTCGAGCCGCACAGCCTCGAGAAGATCCACATCGCGCCGATCGACCTGCGCGAGGAGATCTATCGCCGGATCGACAATGAAATCGCCAATGCCGCCAAGGGCAAGCCGGCGGCGATCTGGATGAAATGCAACCAGATCACCGATCAGGGCATGATCGACCGGCTATATGCGGCGAGCGATGCGGGGGTGAGCGTCGAACTGCTCATTCGCGGCATCTGCTGCCTGCGCCCCTGCATCGAGGGGATGAGCGAGAACATCCGCGTGAAATCGATCATCGGGCGGTTTCTCGAACATTCGCGCATCTACGCCTTCGCCAACGGCCATGCCATGCCGAGCCCCAAGGCGGCGGTGTTCATCTCGTCCGCCGACCTGATGGAGCGCAATCTCGACCGCCGGGTCGAATCGCTCATCCCGATCGACAACCGGACGGTGCACGACCAGGTGCTCCAGCAGGTCCTGCTCGCCAACATGCTCGATACCGAGCAGAGCTGGTGGCTCAATGCCGACGGCACCTATTCGCGGGTGGACACGGATGCGAAGCCGTTCAACTGCCACCGCTATTTCATGACCAACCCCTCGCTTTCGGGCCGCGGAGGCTCGCTCGAGGCGGGCGGGGTACCCAAACTCTCACTGCGCAAGGGTCGCGCAGGCTAG
- a CDS encoding TrbI/VirB10 family protein, translating into MRLAMRLPPKKGDTTSGADGDPREQESAEVIDLASRSAFPGIADRKAKTDGLGLAFGSVLVLALGAATFWAMNMPEAPAPGPIGNPAVAPPQAAAPAPVEAPQPEPARPQPDPAPAPILARDPGADAASAINPYASPTMVYDASTASDAARLAEPAGAAPSGEVMANAGDIAAGGSAAAFASRIGGVGGAPAQARAMVNPTTTVTQGTMIPAVLETAINTDVPGYVRAVVSQDVRSFDGKKVLIPRSSRLIGQYQSGVQQGQKRAYVIWTRLIRPDGASVNIASPAVAFDGTTGLAGDVDSHFFKRFGSAMLLSVVGGLGALATGGVGGVIVAGGSQGAASSAVQANGEISPTIRVRMGEPIRVFTARDLDFSTVSN; encoded by the coding sequence CGAGGTCATTGATCTCGCCAGCCGCAGCGCCTTTCCAGGCATTGCCGATCGCAAGGCGAAGACCGACGGGCTCGGCCTCGCCTTCGGCAGCGTGCTGGTGCTGGCGCTGGGCGCGGCGACCTTCTGGGCGATGAACATGCCCGAAGCGCCCGCTCCCGGGCCGATCGGCAATCCCGCAGTGGCCCCACCGCAGGCGGCCGCGCCCGCCCCGGTCGAAGCGCCGCAGCCGGAACCCGCACGCCCGCAGCCCGACCCCGCGCCCGCGCCGATCCTCGCCCGCGATCCGGGCGCCGATGCCGCGAGCGCGATAAATCCCTATGCCAGCCCGACCATGGTCTATGACGCGAGCACCGCGAGCGATGCCGCACGCCTTGCCGAGCCTGCGGGCGCGGCCCCGTCGGGCGAGGTCATGGCCAATGCGGGCGATATCGCCGCCGGCGGTTCGGCCGCCGCGTTCGCCAGCCGCATCGGCGGTGTCGGCGGCGCTCCGGCCCAGGCCCGCGCGATGGTCAATCCGACGACCACGGTGACGCAGGGCACGATGATCCCCGCCGTGCTCGAGACCGCGATCAACACCGACGTGCCCGGCTATGTCCGCGCCGTGGTGAGCCAGGACGTGCGCAGCTTCGACGGCAAGAAGGTTCTGATCCCGCGCTCCTCGCGCCTGATCGGCCAGTACCAGTCTGGCGTCCAGCAGGGTCAGAAGCGCGCCTATGTAATCTGGACCCGCCTGATCCGGCCCGACGGCGCCTCGGTCAACATCGCCAGCCCCGCGGTCGCCTTCGACGGGACGACGGGCCTTGCGGGCGATGTCGATTCGCATTTCTTCAAGCGCTTCGGTTCGGCCATGCTGCTTTCGGTCGTGGGCGGGCTCGGCGCGCTGGCGACGGGCGGAGTGGGCGGCGTCATCGTCGCGGGCGGTTCGCAGGGTGCGGCCAGTTCTGCGGTGCAGGCGAATGGCGAGATCAGCCCGACGATCCGCGTGCGCATGGGCGAGCCGATCCGCGTCTTCACCGCGCGCGATCTCGATTTCAGCACCGTTTCGAACTGA